In Microvenator marinus, one genomic interval encodes:
- a CDS encoding NAD(P)/FAD-dependent oxidoreductase — translation MHYVIVGNGVAGVEAALKIRERYAPEEAKITVISEETDYFFSRTALMYAYMDLMTRKDLEPFERKVFDNLKIELVRGRAVDLDADAHTLKLEDGKTLNYTKLLLAVGAKPNIFGWDGIKDAKDGVVHFVSMQDLDACERLTPSTKSAVVVGGGLIGIELVECLKHHGVNVTFLIREPFYWPMALSSEEGAMVNGHMQAHGVDVRLEEELSKVKVDANGRVSGVETNKGNAIECQMLGICVGVHANKEWLNECKSTPELGRGIKVNRAFETSLPDVYAAGDCAEIVREDGSTFQETIWYSAKLHGQLAARSMMGDAVDYEKPLFYNSSKFFHIEYTTVGEVVNLAKGIRSLYRRHPKKEISQRIVYNEANQVIGFNMLGSRWNHNVLERWIHERRSIEWVRKNLAQAQFDVEFGRAKLEEFDEKEIVQ, via the coding sequence CGCGCACGGCGTTGATGTACGCCTACATGGATCTGATGACTCGGAAGGATTTAGAGCCTTTTGAGCGCAAGGTTTTCGACAATCTGAAGATCGAGTTGGTTCGTGGGCGCGCGGTGGATCTCGATGCCGACGCGCACACCTTGAAGCTCGAAGACGGCAAGACGCTGAACTACACGAAGCTCCTTTTGGCGGTTGGAGCCAAGCCCAATATCTTTGGTTGGGATGGCATCAAGGACGCAAAGGATGGCGTGGTTCACTTTGTGTCCATGCAGGATTTGGATGCGTGTGAGCGCCTGACGCCCAGCACCAAAAGCGCGGTCGTTGTGGGTGGAGGTTTGATTGGTATCGAGCTTGTGGAGTGCCTGAAGCACCACGGCGTGAACGTGACGTTTTTGATCCGAGAGCCCTTTTACTGGCCGATGGCGCTTAGCTCTGAAGAAGGCGCCATGGTCAACGGCCATATGCAGGCCCACGGTGTGGATGTTCGGCTCGAGGAGGAGCTCTCCAAAGTGAAAGTGGACGCCAACGGGCGAGTTTCGGGGGTCGAGACGAACAAGGGCAACGCTATCGAATGCCAAATGCTTGGGATTTGTGTGGGCGTACACGCGAATAAAGAATGGCTGAACGAGTGCAAGTCTACGCCGGAGCTCGGGCGCGGAATCAAGGTCAATCGCGCGTTTGAGACATCGCTGCCGGATGTGTATGCGGCCGGCGATTGTGCTGAGATTGTTCGTGAAGACGGAAGTACCTTCCAGGAGACCATCTGGTACTCCGCCAAACTCCACGGCCAGCTCGCCGCGCGTTCTATGATGGGTGATGCGGTGGATTACGAGAAACCGCTCTTCTACAATTCATCCAAGTTCTTCCATATCGAGTACACGACCGTGGGCGAGGTGGTGAATCTGGCAAAGGGCATTCGTTCTCTGTACAGGCGGCACCCGAAGAAAGAGATTTCGCAGCGAATTGTGTACAACGAAGCAAACCAGGTCATCGGCTTTAATATGCTCGGGTCGCGCTGGAATCACAACGTCTTGGAACGCTGGATTCACGAGAGACGCAGCATCGAGTGGGTGCGTAAGAATCTGGCTCAGGCACAGTTTGATGTAGAATTTGGGCGCGCAAAGCTCGAAGAGTTTGATGAAAAGGAGATCGTTCAATGA
- a CDS encoding helix-turn-helix domain-containing protein, whose translation MERKPQIRVLDMTDVGLAIRKARKKLGLTQAELAGLCALGTRFVSEVERGKESAEVAKVLLLLHSVGIDVFVQPRDPTL comes from the coding sequence ATGGAGAGAAAGCCGCAAATACGGGTGTTGGATATGACTGATGTGGGGCTGGCCATTCGCAAAGCGCGAAAGAAGTTGGGCCTCACGCAGGCCGAGCTAGCTGGACTTTGTGCGCTCGGCACCCGATTCGTCTCAGAAGTTGAGCGAGGGAAAGAAAGTGCTGAAGTTGCCAAAGTCCTTCTTCTCCTCCACAGCGTTGGGATTGATGTCTTCGTCCAACCAAGGGACCCAACGCTATGA
- the gluQRS gene encoding tRNA glutamyl-Q(34) synthetase GluQRS: MRGRYAPSPTGPQHLGNLRTALLAWLIARLSGAEFVIRMEDIDIPRTRPGSAEAILEDLKWLGLDWDHGPTTLDAADPWMQTSRTHLYERALEFLKEQGLVYPCWCTRREIQEASAPHERGAVYPGTCAALDEEGRAKMAKERPDRQPAWRLRVSPDGGPNIVKVHDQILGTLEQDLVFEVGDQVLLRSDGLWAYQLAVVVDDLDMGVTQIVRGQDLFDSTPRQVWLAEILKSEFNPGFQGFETWHVPLVLDQNGERMAKRNEAAQVDRSQPPERVIGQLIRTLGWDFGDISASDLLRQISLESIREL; this comes from the coding sequence ATGCGCGGCCGCTACGCCCCGAGCCCTACCGGCCCACAACACCTCGGAAACCTCAGAACAGCGCTCCTGGCGTGGCTGATTGCTCGCCTGAGCGGCGCGGAGTTCGTGATCCGAATGGAGGACATAGATATTCCGCGGACGCGTCCTGGGAGCGCTGAGGCGATTTTGGAAGACTTGAAGTGGCTCGGCCTGGATTGGGACCATGGCCCAACCACTTTGGATGCCGCCGACCCGTGGATGCAGACCTCACGCACCCACCTCTACGAACGCGCCTTGGAATTCCTCAAAGAGCAGGGCCTCGTCTATCCATGCTGGTGTACCCGCCGTGAAATCCAAGAGGCGTCCGCACCCCACGAGCGCGGCGCCGTCTACCCGGGGACTTGCGCAGCGCTTGACGAAGAGGGTCGAGCGAAAATGGCAAAGGAGCGCCCGGACCGGCAGCCGGCATGGAGACTGCGCGTAAGCCCAGATGGTGGTCCGAACATCGTCAAGGTACATGACCAGATTCTCGGGACGCTCGAACAAGACCTCGTCTTTGAGGTCGGTGACCAAGTATTGCTTCGAAGCGACGGCCTCTGGGCCTACCAGCTCGCCGTTGTGGTCGATGACTTGGACATGGGCGTGACTCAAATTGTCAGAGGGCAAGACCTCTTCGATTCAACTCCACGTCAGGTATGGCTCGCCGAAATTCTGAAATCCGAATTCAACCCGGGTTTTCAGGGGTTTGAGACCTGGCACGTACCACTCGTTCTGGACCAGAATGGCGAGCGAATGGCCAAGCGAAATGAAGCCGCGCAAGTGGATAGAAGTCAGCCTCCTGAGCGGGTCATCGGTCAATTGATACGCACCCTCGGTTGGGATTTTGGTGATATCAGCGCCTCGGATCTTTTGCGCCAAATCAGCCTCGAGAGCATCAGAGAACTTTAG
- a CDS encoding NAD-dependent succinate-semialdehyde dehydrogenase, with protein sequence MKSINPATQTLIREYPDHNSEDVEEMLERSSRAFRDFSKTSFDQRADMLNQAAAVLREKKEQWARLMTEEMGKPIKEARAEVEKCAWVCEHYAETGAQGLKPKKIETDATNSWVQFQPLGTVLAVMPWNFPFWQVFRFAAPTLMAGNTALLKHAGNVSGCALAIEEIFAQAQVPDGVFQTLLIDHDLAEKVIKDRRVHAVSLTGSTRAGRAVASVAGQALKPTLLELGGSDPFIVLADANLEKAAKEATRARCLNSGQSCIAAKRFIVVDEVHDEFIHLFRKEMRALKIGDPTDESIDIGPQARVDLAEALHEQVKASIAAGAVALMGGEPSGLGPAFYPPTIISRVDPGMSVFDEETFGPVAAVIRAKNTDHAIKLANQTEYGLGASLWTTSDTIQPLVDAIDSGHVAINGIVKSDPRLPFGGIKDSGYGRELGEMGLHAFVNAKTVADFS encoded by the coding sequence ATGAAATCAATCAACCCAGCGACCCAAACGCTGATTCGAGAATATCCAGATCATAATTCCGAAGACGTGGAAGAAATGCTCGAGCGCAGCAGTAGAGCGTTTCGAGATTTTTCGAAGACGAGCTTCGACCAGCGTGCCGACATGCTGAATCAGGCCGCGGCCGTTCTGCGCGAAAAGAAAGAACAATGGGCTCGGCTCATGACCGAGGAGATGGGAAAACCCATCAAAGAAGCGCGGGCAGAGGTCGAAAAATGCGCGTGGGTGTGTGAGCACTACGCCGAGACTGGGGCTCAAGGACTTAAGCCGAAGAAGATAGAGACCGATGCCACAAACTCATGGGTTCAATTTCAGCCGCTCGGCACCGTTCTGGCCGTGATGCCATGGAACTTTCCGTTCTGGCAGGTCTTCAGGTTTGCGGCGCCAACCCTTATGGCGGGTAATACCGCCCTCCTAAAACACGCCGGAAATGTCAGTGGGTGCGCGCTCGCCATCGAAGAGATTTTTGCGCAGGCCCAGGTTCCAGATGGAGTGTTTCAAACTCTGCTCATTGACCACGATTTGGCCGAAAAAGTCATCAAAGATAGACGCGTTCACGCGGTGAGTTTGACGGGGTCGACGCGTGCCGGTCGAGCAGTCGCAAGTGTGGCGGGCCAAGCGCTCAAGCCCACATTGCTTGAGCTCGGTGGCTCGGACCCATTCATCGTGCTCGCTGACGCGAACCTTGAGAAGGCCGCCAAAGAAGCCACGCGTGCGCGATGCCTCAACTCGGGGCAAAGCTGTATCGCCGCCAAGAGATTTATTGTTGTGGATGAAGTCCACGACGAGTTCATCCACCTCTTCCGAAAAGAGATGCGTGCCCTGAAAATTGGCGATCCGACAGACGAGTCCATAGATATTGGCCCTCAGGCCCGGGTAGACCTCGCTGAGGCACTGCACGAACAAGTCAAAGCCAGCATTGCCGCCGGAGCCGTGGCGCTCATGGGCGGCGAGCCTTCTGGCCTTGGTCCCGCGTTCTATCCGCCCACTATCATCTCGCGCGTCGACCCGGGAATGAGCGTCTTTGACGAAGAGACATTTGGGCCTGTTGCCGCCGTGATTCGAGCCAAGAATACCGACCACGCCATCAAGTTGGCGAACCAAACGGAATATGGCCTCGGTGCAAGTCTCTGGACAACATCCGATACCATTCAACCCCTCGTAGACGCCATAGATTCAGGCCATGTGGCCATCAACGGTATCGTCAAGTCGGACCCACGCCTTCCATTCGGAGGCATCAAGGACTCCGGATACGGGCGAGAACTCGGTGAGATGGGACTTCATGCGTTCGTAAACGCCAAAACCGTGGCCGATTTTTCATGA
- a CDS encoding HipA domain-containing protein, which produces MGLWWAPRLSLAGAQYKTTVVKADDDYFWPSSDEASTHILKFDSPRFQHLSVNEYFVMKLAAALSLPVASVELDFRLGRPFLVVERFDREVGDEGVERIHQEDFCQILGLTPSKKYDVTLANVSRVLREHSSKPVVDIQSLVRLTIFNVLAGNSDAHAKNISMMRDFRGCNLAPFYDLVCTRNYRGVDRTLAMPIGRNRSPDNLKRDDWSTMAKHIDVSPKIVFNELDRMCSMAPEIIDSLKSNLLEQGAQREALDDVSRTLLKRLPATRSI; this is translated from the coding sequence GTGGGTCTGTGGTGGGCTCCGCGACTTTCACTGGCTGGCGCCCAATACAAGACCACGGTCGTGAAGGCTGATGACGACTATTTTTGGCCGTCGAGTGATGAAGCCAGCACCCACATCCTAAAATTCGATTCCCCTCGGTTTCAGCACCTCAGTGTCAACGAATACTTTGTGATGAAGCTCGCCGCGGCACTATCACTCCCGGTAGCGAGTGTGGAGCTTGATTTCCGGCTCGGGCGCCCGTTTCTCGTCGTCGAGCGATTCGATCGCGAGGTTGGAGATGAGGGTGTTGAGCGAATACACCAAGAAGACTTCTGCCAGATTTTAGGTCTGACCCCTTCAAAGAAGTACGACGTGACATTGGCAAATGTTTCAAGAGTTCTTCGAGAACATTCCTCGAAGCCAGTGGTGGACATCCAATCACTCGTTAGATTGACCATTTTCAATGTATTGGCGGGTAACTCCGACGCCCACGCCAAAAACATCTCAATGATGCGTGACTTCCGGGGGTGTAATCTGGCTCCGTTTTACGACCTCGTGTGTACACGAAATTACAGGGGCGTTGACCGAACACTTGCCATGCCCATTGGCCGCAATCGATCACCAGACAACTTGAAGCGAGACGACTGGTCCACGATGGCCAAGCACATCGACGTTTCGCCAAAAATCGTCTTCAATGAGCTCGACCGAATGTGTTCAATGGCCCCAGAAATCATAGATTCGCTAAAAAGCAACCTGCTCGAACAAGGTGCTCAGCGAGAAGCTCTTGATGATGTTTCCCGCACCTTGCTCAAGAGGCTGCCCGCAACACGTTCTATTTGA
- a CDS encoding DNA gyrase C-terminal beta-propeller domain-containing protein translates to MASIIERIQEVASQEGGDDELLATAAPTHHPELWEDALDAYGTWDAALIAALCDLVQKKARTSAAKDREEGAIQRLKTAAAREPVYVVSDDGTLFWIDGEELEATDAPEFLPPPEDAGPMRSFSHIGTSDGVFLFSNLGRFFGVDPRLVPQWMGESPVRDMGQILPLQGGENIRFVLPRKAMYEGRVIHITRDAKGKASEVSEIGRTLDRTGKEAFLLNDDDVPVAVLAGPTKNGVFCASAMGQGIHFDADDMRSMGRKAVGVNVMKLDGDDDSVVSAFLTNEVEQVAVITKFGWSKRLWFDEFRQQGRGGGGMQVCKLDPGDTVVAVVPCVNSEDLVVSTSHGRVWRFATTELEIMGRPARGNRIFEMEEGEFIIGLAPLPCGSNE, encoded by the coding sequence ATGGCGAGCATCATCGAGAGAATACAAGAGGTCGCAAGCCAAGAGGGTGGCGACGACGAATTACTGGCAACGGCCGCCCCAACTCATCACCCAGAACTCTGGGAAGACGCGCTTGACGCCTATGGCACGTGGGATGCGGCATTGATTGCCGCGCTCTGCGACCTGGTGCAGAAGAAGGCGCGAACATCGGCGGCGAAGGACCGCGAGGAGGGCGCGATTCAGCGGCTCAAGACCGCAGCCGCCCGTGAGCCTGTCTACGTTGTGAGTGACGACGGGACATTGTTTTGGATAGACGGCGAGGAGCTCGAGGCAACGGACGCACCGGAGTTTTTGCCTCCTCCTGAGGACGCTGGCCCGATGCGGTCTTTCTCGCATATCGGCACGTCGGATGGCGTGTTCCTCTTCTCAAATCTCGGCCGCTTCTTTGGCGTGGACCCAAGGCTTGTGCCTCAGTGGATGGGCGAGTCGCCGGTTCGTGATATGGGCCAAATTTTGCCGCTACAGGGCGGAGAAAATATCCGGTTTGTCCTGCCCAGAAAGGCGATGTACGAGGGTCGCGTCATCCATATCACTCGCGATGCCAAGGGAAAGGCGTCTGAGGTTTCTGAGATTGGAAGAACGCTCGATAGGACTGGGAAGGAAGCATTTCTGCTCAACGACGACGATGTGCCTGTGGCTGTGCTTGCCGGCCCCACAAAGAACGGCGTGTTTTGTGCCTCGGCCATGGGTCAGGGGATTCATTTTGATGCCGACGATATGCGCTCAATGGGGCGAAAGGCCGTGGGCGTCAACGTCATGAAGTTGGACGGTGATGATGACTCCGTGGTCTCGGCGTTCCTCACGAATGAAGTCGAACAAGTTGCGGTCATCACGAAGTTTGGCTGGTCCAAGAGGCTCTGGTTCGATGAGTTCCGCCAACAAGGACGCGGTGGTGGCGGCATGCAGGTCTGCAAATTGGACCCGGGTGATACCGTGGTTGCCGTAGTGCCCTGTGTGAACTCCGAAGACCTTGTGGTTTCGACGAGCCACGGACGTGTGTGGAGATTTGCGACCACCGAGCTCGAGATTATGGGCCGTCCGGCGCGCGGAAATCGGATCTTTGAGATGGAAGAAGGCGAGTTTATCATTGGCCTTGCTCCCCTGCCGTGTGGATCGAACGAATGA
- a CDS encoding 4Fe-4S binding protein, with translation MRRSGKIGWFLHDVKNRGITAWLISGVLLLFYVLLYFTEELQPLVKLLGFDKKPFEGKWTLYGLLYTFAIVTGGGWMLYKYRHNKYQIVRTIVVMFVQTTLAFSVPIWLNFIDQPAYYFSYLWPLKIEYFYPSSILWMPIPFIVYSILGSLILVPVLGIFFGKRWYCSWVCGCGGLANTFGEPWRHLTSKSEASWKFEKYSIHITLVFSILTTALVVISYGVGAKYPEFVETTKTVQKTYGLLVSSILSGVVGVGLYPIGGTRIWCRNFCPMAAFLGLIQKFGRFRITVKENMCISCGMCTKYCEMGIDVRAYAQRNQSFVRASCVGCGLCAEVCPRGVLRLENSSEPHPQELTMNALIHESWKQKPHRKAL, from the coding sequence ATGAGACGTTCAGGCAAAATCGGCTGGTTTCTGCACGATGTGAAAAATCGCGGGATAACGGCCTGGCTCATCTCCGGCGTGCTCCTTCTCTTCTACGTGCTTTTGTATTTCACTGAAGAGCTCCAACCGCTGGTCAAGCTGCTGGGGTTTGACAAGAAGCCGTTCGAGGGCAAGTGGACGCTCTACGGCCTCCTCTACACATTCGCGATCGTGACCGGCGGCGGATGGATGCTCTACAAATACCGGCACAATAAGTACCAAATTGTACGCACGATTGTGGTGATGTTTGTGCAGACTACGCTGGCGTTTTCGGTCCCGATTTGGCTCAATTTCATCGACCAGCCGGCCTATTATTTCTCGTATCTATGGCCCTTGAAGATTGAGTATTTCTACCCTTCGAGCATTCTCTGGATGCCGATTCCGTTCATCGTCTACTCCATCTTGGGCTCATTGATTCTGGTGCCCGTGCTTGGGATTTTCTTCGGCAAACGTTGGTATTGCTCGTGGGTGTGTGGATGCGGAGGGCTTGCAAACACGTTCGGAGAACCGTGGAGGCATCTGACGAGCAAGTCGGAGGCGTCGTGGAAGTTTGAGAAGTATTCCATTCACATCACGCTGGTCTTCAGCATTCTCACCACAGCCCTTGTGGTGATTTCGTACGGTGTTGGCGCGAAATACCCTGAGTTTGTGGAGACGACGAAGACCGTGCAGAAGACCTATGGGCTTTTGGTATCGAGCATTTTGAGCGGTGTGGTGGGCGTGGGTCTCTACCCGATTGGTGGCACGCGAATCTGGTGTCGAAATTTCTGTCCGATGGCCGCATTCCTGGGGCTCATTCAAAAGTTCGGGCGATTTAGGATCACGGTGAAGGAGAATATGTGCATCTCGTGCGGGATGTGCACCAAATACTGTGAGATGGGCATTGATGTGCGTGCCTACGCGCAGCGGAATCAGTCCTTTGTGCGCGCTTCATGTGTAGGTTGTGGGCTCTGCGCCGAGGTATGTCCGCGCGGCGTGTTGCGCCTTGAAAACTCCTCCGAGCCACATCCCCAGGAGCTCACCATGAACGCGCTCATTCACGAGTCGTGGAAACAAAAACCTCACCGTAAGGCGCTCTAG
- a CDS encoding phytoene desaturase family protein, with product MSQYDIIIIGAGAGALSAAVQLAGKKRVLVIEAGPDPGGKMGRAQVEGVEFDTGPSVFTMTDVVASVFSNAGLDYRDYLELIEVDGFSYLWPDKTALNIRFAKGDTLAEIERVFGTKHAEEFKGFLDYTEEIWNAAAPNFVYGEAPSFGGAIKLGMTKFRELMKIDPMRSMAAAIESRVSEPHLRDLLLRYATYNGSHPWRAPATLNCIAWVELGLGCYGIKGGMFRLAEALEKAATEKGAEFVYNTRVTSILRAGKKVSGVMCGDTKFEAPVVLCNADVSHLIHDLLEDSPIKEAGEPSMSGWTGVIKARRVPRPSHTVLFPARPYQQEFVDIFDRERLPEEPTIYLCAQEKSHQRPGWEDHEPIFAMINAPYVKDINSAPPAEEVADQVADQIKQRLLAFDLIHPEDTWVWMRRPQDLAAQFPGSRGSIYGASSNSQFSAFQRPPNRVKDLPGLFLASGSAHPGGGVPMCLLSGTAAAKQIFSN from the coding sequence ATGAGCCAATACGATATCATCATCATCGGAGCCGGCGCTGGCGCTCTCTCCGCGGCTGTGCAGCTCGCCGGAAAGAAGCGCGTCCTGGTGATTGAGGCGGGGCCGGATCCCGGCGGAAAGATGGGGCGTGCACAGGTCGAAGGCGTGGAGTTCGATACCGGCCCTAGCGTGTTCACCATGACCGATGTAGTAGCATCCGTGTTTAGCAACGCCGGCTTGGACTACCGCGACTACTTGGAGCTCATCGAAGTCGATGGGTTCTCCTACCTTTGGCCCGACAAGACGGCATTGAATATCCGTTTTGCCAAAGGCGACACTCTCGCTGAAATTGAAAGGGTTTTCGGCACGAAACATGCCGAAGAATTTAAGGGATTTCTGGATTACACCGAGGAAATCTGGAATGCGGCAGCCCCAAATTTTGTCTACGGCGAGGCCCCGAGCTTCGGCGGCGCCATCAAGCTTGGCATGACAAAATTTCGTGAATTGATGAAGATCGATCCGATGCGCTCTATGGCCGCTGCCATCGAATCCCGAGTATCTGAGCCGCACCTGCGCGACCTTCTTCTCAGATACGCCACCTACAATGGAAGTCACCCGTGGCGTGCGCCTGCCACCTTGAATTGTATCGCCTGGGTTGAACTCGGGCTTGGGTGTTACGGCATCAAAGGCGGTATGTTCCGCCTTGCCGAGGCCCTTGAGAAGGCAGCCACTGAGAAAGGCGCCGAGTTCGTCTACAACACGCGCGTCACAAGCATCCTAAGAGCCGGAAAGAAGGTCAGCGGCGTGATGTGCGGCGACACGAAGTTCGAAGCGCCTGTGGTGCTTTGTAACGCCGATGTCTCCCATCTCATTCATGACCTCTTGGAAGACTCGCCAATCAAAGAGGCCGGAGAGCCGTCCATGTCTGGCTGGACTGGCGTTATTAAGGCGCGTCGCGTGCCGCGACCATCCCACACCGTACTCTTTCCGGCTCGCCCCTATCAGCAAGAATTTGTGGATATTTTTGATCGTGAGCGGCTGCCAGAGGAGCCAACCATCTACCTTTGCGCACAAGAGAAGAGCCATCAGCGCCCCGGCTGGGAAGACCATGAGCCCATCTTCGCCATGATCAACGCCCCTTACGTCAAAGACATAAACTCAGCGCCACCCGCCGAAGAAGTCGCCGACCAAGTCGCCGACCAAATCAAACAACGCCTGCTCGCCTTCGACCTGATTCACCCCGAAGACACCTGGGTCTGGATGCGCCGTCCCCAAGACCTCGCCGCCCAGTTCCCGGGCTCCCGAGGCAGCATCTATGGCGCCTCCTCAAACTCCCAATTCTCCGCGTTTCAGCGCCCACCAAACCGCGTCAAAGACCTGCCAGGTCTCTTCCTCGCCAGTGGTAGCGCGCACCCCGGTGGCGGCGTTCCCATGTGCCTACTCTCGGGCACCGCCGCTGCAAAACAAATTTTTTCGAACTAA
- a CDS encoding aminoglycoside phosphotransferase family protein, producing the protein MESRIRQTLSRAFDQDVAEKASLENLGGHASLRIYWRITLSEAGPRGESTLMAMVLPEDFDPGKSEEGGENPETAELPFVNVQRYLARLGLPVGAIDFVDMELGVLLLEDLGNTMFENIYLNAPDQAEAHYQRAIDLLVDFQVATLDDGECDCIGYEKSFDEALLLWELDHYREWGLDEHYGADTLGTHRAELQAYFQQIVDKLLDLPQTLVLRDYQSRNIMEKGGKLHLIDFQDALMGPFVYDLVALLRDSYIVLDPDLVARLVAYYVQAGQAKDLPWCEDEALVKEAFYLQTVQRKLKDAGRFIFIDKVKGNPNFLPYYEPSIGYVKDALERLEFAGLAQLLSEVEPAFGKE; encoded by the coding sequence ATGGAAAGCCGAATTCGCCAGACTCTGAGTCGTGCGTTTGACCAAGACGTGGCTGAAAAAGCCTCGCTTGAAAACTTGGGTGGGCATGCGTCGCTCCGCATTTACTGGCGAATCACCTTGTCCGAGGCGGGCCCGCGCGGCGAGTCCACCTTGATGGCCATGGTCCTTCCCGAGGACTTTGACCCGGGCAAGAGTGAAGAGGGTGGCGAGAATCCGGAAACCGCTGAGTTGCCCTTTGTCAACGTGCAACGCTATCTCGCGCGGCTCGGTCTGCCCGTGGGCGCCATCGACTTCGTGGACATGGAGCTTGGGGTTCTTCTTCTCGAAGACCTCGGCAACACCATGTTCGAGAATATCTACCTCAACGCACCCGACCAAGCAGAGGCCCACTACCAGCGCGCGATTGACTTGCTAGTAGACTTCCAAGTTGCCACGCTCGATGACGGTGAGTGTGATTGCATCGGGTACGAAAAGTCTTTTGATGAGGCACTGCTGCTCTGGGAACTCGACCATTATCGCGAGTGGGGTCTCGACGAGCACTATGGCGCCGACACGCTAGGCACGCACCGTGCCGAACTTCAGGCCTATTTTCAGCAAATCGTCGACAAGCTGCTGGACCTGCCTCAGACGCTGGTGCTTCGCGATTACCAATCACGAAACATCATGGAGAAGGGCGGAAAGCTTCATCTCATCGACTTCCAAGACGCGCTCATGGGGCCGTTTGTCTACGATTTGGTGGCCTTGTTAAGAGACTCGTATATCGTGCTCGACCCCGATCTCGTGGCGCGCCTCGTGGCCTATTATGTTCAGGCCGGTCAGGCCAAGGATCTTCCATGGTGCGAGGACGAAGCCTTGGTCAAAGAGGCTTTCTACCTCCAAACGGTCCAGCGAAAACTCAAAGATGCCGGTCGCTTTATCTTCATCGATAAGGTCAAAGGAAATCCAAACTTTCTGCCTTATTACGAGCCGTCCATTGGCTACGTCAAAGATGCCTTGGAACGCCTTGAGTTCGCGGGGCTGGCCCAGTTGCTAAGCGAAGTAGAACCCGCATTCGGCAAGGAGTAG